The sequence below is a genomic window from Kitasatospora kifunensis.
GGGTAGCTCTGGCTCGGCGACTCGATCACCGCCTCGGCGCTGACGTTCTGCGCGCCCAGGTTCTGCGTGGTGTTCTCGGTCCAGCCAAGGGTGGTGTCGGTCAGCGTGAGGGTGTAGTTGCCGCTGCCGTCGGTGGTCACGCTGGCGTTGAAGCTGTCACCGGCGTTCACCGGGTCGCTGAAGTACTGCGGCGGCGCCGGGTACATCTCGTACCAGCCGGAGAGCACCGGCGAGCCGCTGGAGCAGTCCACCTGGACACCGGTCTGCTCGACGGTCTGCGAACCGTAGCCGTCGATGCCGACCCAGGGGGCGAACAGGTCGTTGCTGGTGTTGCAGGTGACCTGCGGCATCGTCCAGGAGCCGGAGACGCTGTTGAAGTTGCTGCCCTGGGCGACGTATCCGCCCCAGACGCCGCCGTCGTAGCGGCGTGCGCCGTGGCCGTAGTGCAGCCCGGGGTGCGAGCCGTGGTGGGCCGGGCCGAAAGCGGGAGCGGCGCTCGGGGCCGCGGCGAAGGCCGGTGTGGCCAGCGCGGCGCCGGAGACGGTGAGCAGCGCGGCGACGGCGGCGCGCAGCGAACGGGTACGAAGGCTGGACATAACGGTAGGTACTCCTCATCCGTGGGGGTGGAGCACCGCGGCAGCCCTAGGTGGGGCCTGACGACTGCCGGGCGATGCGGCTCAGCGTGAGGCCCGGTGGCGACCGGCTGGAAGGTGGCAGCCGGGCCCGGAATGCGACATGGCGGAAACATGACAGCTGTCAAAACTCTTGATTTCCGCCCTGCCGTACACCAAAGTCGGGTCGACAACAGGCCGGACGCCGAGGTGAGAGGCCGGTCGCGGAGCAGCGCGGGATCCGGGGGCAGGGCAGGTGGCCGAGCAGTGGACGGGGCGGTTCGGGGGGCTTGGCCTGGCTGCCGACCAGGAGTTGCTCTACCTCCACCTGTTGACCACTACGGGCCTGAGTGCCGGTCAGCTCGGGGCCGCCCTCGGGATGGCCGCCGAGCGGGCGCTGGCCGCGCTCGGCGCGCTGGCCGATCTCGGACTGGTGGAACGGCCGGTCGCGGACGGCGCGGTGTGGAGCGCGGCGGCCCCGGACGTGGCGCTGGAGGAGCTGCTGCTGCGGCGTGAGTTGGAGCTGCGCCGCACCCGCGGTCGGATCACCGAGCTGCTGCGCACCTACCGGCGCACCAGTACCGGACCGGAGGGCGAACTGGTCGAGGTGATCACCGGGCGCGACTCGATCGCCGAGCTGTGGCGCAGCCTCCAGCTGGGCGTGCGGCACCAGTTGCGGGTGCTGGACAAACCGCCCTATATTCGCCGCTCCGATCCGGAGCTCGAACTCGCCGCGCTGGGCCGGGGCGTGCGGATGCGGGTGGTCTACGAGAGCCAGGTGCTGCGGGACCCCGAGCGGGTGGCCGAGATCCAACTGTACGCCGGGGCCGGCGAGCAGGCCCGGGTACTGCCCGAACTACCGCTCAAGCTGGCCCTGGTGGACGACCGCTGGGCGCTGCTGCCGGTCAGTTCGGGCACCGAGTTGCAGAGCGTGCTGCTGGTGCGCCCCTCCTCGCTGCTGGACGCGCTGGCGGGGCTGTTCGAGCTGTACTGGTCCCGGGCGATGCGGGTGCCCGCGGCCGACTCCACCGACCTGCCGCGCGACCGGCACCGCCAGTTGCTCACACTGCTGGCGGCCGGGCTGACCGACGAGAGCATCGCGCGGCAGATGGGTGTCTCGACGCGGACGGTGCAGCGCTGGGTGCGGGAGTTGATGGACCGGTTCGGCGCACGCACCCGGTTCCAGGCCGGGATCCAGGCGGCGCGCGCCGATCTGCTCTAGGAGGGTCCGCGGGTTGCCTGACGCGGCACTAGGCCCCGGTTCCGGTGGTGATGGTCAGGGTGGCCCGGGCGCCCCGGGGCAGCTTGACCCATGGGTGCCCCGGGCGGCGGGTGTCGACGGTCACCCGGTCGGCGCCGACGCCGGTGACGGTGATGCGGGCGGTGGGCGGGGCGGCCAGCTCACTCCAGTCGCCGCTCGCTCTGAAGGTCACCGTGTAGGAGTCGGCCGCCCAACTCTCGTGCTCAGGGCGGCCGGCCAGCGCGACGGCGGACGGGCCGAAGGCCGGTCCGTCCCCGGGTGCGGGCTGTCCGTCCGTCCCCAGCGCGCAGTAGCCGCCGGTGCCCTGGCACCAGTACCACATGGTCCAGGCATCGGCGAAGCCCGCCATGGCCGCGATCTGGCGGCGCACCAGCTCGGTGTTGCCCGGGGTGCGGGAGTTCGGCGGGCCCCACTCGCCGACCAGCAGCGGCATCCGATGGGCGCGCGGATAGGCGGTGATCGCGGCGGTGTACTGCTCGATGAAGCCGTCGGCCGGGTTCCAGTCGGCGCCGTTCTCCACGGCGGTGTCGTAGAAGTGCGGCGCATAGCCGAGCCGGGGCGCGCCGGGGCGAGGGTCGGTGAAGCCCGGCAGCTGGGTGGGCACGCCCTCGCCGACCAGCACGGTCGGCTCGACGAAGAGCCAACTGCGCTGGTCCACCGCGCGGATGGCGGTGATCAGCCGCCGGTACATGGCCGCGAGTCGCCCCTGCTCCAAGGCACCCGCCGAGGCCGCGAGCACCGCCGGGTCGCTCGGGTCGCCGTTCACCGGCCCGAACGGCTCGTTGAACAGGTCGTAGCCCAGCAGCGAGCGGTGGCCGCGCAGTTCGCGGGCCAGGTGGGCGTAGAAGTCGGCCTGCCAGCGGCGCAGGTCCGCGTCGTCGTAGAGGTGGCGGAAAGCGGCCTGCACGGCGGGCTGGAAGTAGCCGGCGAACCAGTCGTTCGGGTCGGGGACGAAGGGCAGCCCGTCGTCCCTGGTGGCCCAGGGCGGGATGCCCCGGTCACCGCCGCCGAAGGCGGGACCGTAGACGTCCTGGTGGAAGTCGATCACGGCGAGCAGGCCGTATCGGTCGGCCCAGCCCAGCAACCGCTGGAGCTTCGCGAGTTCGGCCTGGTCGTAGTGGTCACGGGTGGGTTCCAGGCGGTCCCAGGAGATCGCCACCCGGATCAGGGTGAAGCCGCGGTCGGCGATCGAGCGCAGATCGGCCTCGGTGGTCTCGTCGTACTTGTCGAGGTTGAAGCCGCGTGGCTCCAGGACGCGCCCCGCCCGGTCGGTGAAGAGCACCCGGCCGTCGGGCCCGGGACTCGCGGCGGTGGGGAAGTCGGGCCGCGGGTAGGCGGCTTGCGGATCGCCTGCCCGCGCGGTGGCGGATGGCGCGCCGACCAGCAGGGCGGCGGCGGTCAGCAGGCTCAGCAGCAGGGCGGCGGCGGTACGGAGGGTGCGCACGGACACCTCGCACGGGCGGCGGGCAGGATGGGCGCTGATGCTCGCGCAGCCCGCCGCCGCGCGCAAGAGGGCCGACGCTCCTAGCCGTCCTTTCCGTCCTTGTCCGTCCTACTCGCCGTTGTTCGGCGGGGTGGCGGCCGCGGTCTCCGGTGGGGGAGTGGAGTTGCCCCCCGGCCGTGGGGCCGCGGGCAGCGGTGCGGCGGCGGCCAGGCGCCCCCAGAGCAGGTCGGCCAGCGCCTGCACCATCCGGGCCCTGGGGCAGGGCCGTTGCTCCAGCCACCAGTCCCCGGCGGCCAGCACCATCCCGGTGATGCCCCGTCCCCAGGCCTCGGAGAGCAGCGGTCCGTCGGGCCCGAGGTCGACCTGCGCGGTCACCGCCCGGGTGATCTCCTCGGCGATCTGCCGCAGCGCGGGCGCCAGCGCGTTGCCCACCCCGTTGGGGTCGCCCGCCTCCGGGTGGGTGAGCAGCTTGTAGACCTGCGGCCTGGACTCGATCCCGGCCAGGTAGGTGTCCAGTACGTGCTCCACCCGCTCGCGGCGCTCCAACGGTTCGTCGAGCGCGGTGCGCACGGCGGCCAGCAGGCCCGAGGTATGACGCTCCGTCAAGGCCTGGAAGAGCCCACCGCGGTCGCCGAAGTGCCGGTAGAGGATCGGCTTGGTGATGCCGGCCTCGGCGGCGATCGCGTTCATGCTCGCGCCCGGGCCCTCCCGACTGACCACCCGGTCGGCGGCGTTGAGCAGTTGCTCCCTGCGCGGTTCCTCCACGGCGGTCACCCGGCCCTCCGTTCCCTCGTCGTCTGGTTGCTGTACGTCTGCGGCGCCGTGCGTTGACAGCCGTGAGCTATCAGTAGCAGACTCCGTCGATGTTACCCCCGGTAACACCCCGGCGGCGCGATCTTGATCCTGGAGGACTGCATGAACCCCTTCTCGCTGGCGCTCGGCGAGGACCAGCTCGCCGTCCGCGACTGGCTGCACGGCTTCGCCGCCGATGTGATGCGCCCGGCCGCCGCCGAGTGGGACGAGCGCGAGGAGACCCCCTGGCCGATCATCCAGGAGGCCGCCAAGCTCGGGATCTACTCGCTCGACTTCTACGCCCAGCAGTACTTCGACCCCTCCGGCGTCGGGATACCGGTGGCCATGGAGGAGCTCTTCTGGGGTGATGCGGGCATCGGTCTGTCGATCGTCGGCACCACGCTGGCGGCCGTGGCGGTGCTGGCCAACGGCACCGACGAGCAGATCGGCACCTGGGCCCCGCAGATGTTCGGCACCCCCGAGGACGTCAAGGTCGCCGCCTTCTGCTCCTCCGAGCCGGACGCCGGCTCGGACGTCTCGGCGCTGCGCACCCGTGCCGTCTACGACCAGGCCAAGGACGAGTGGGTGCTGAACGGCACCAAGACCTGGGCCACCAACGGCGGCATCGCCGCGGTGCACGTGGTGGTCGCCACCGTCGACCCCGCGCTCGGCGCGCGCGGCCAGGCCTCGTTCGTGGTGCCCCCGGGCACGCCGGGCCTGGCGCAGGGACAGAAGTTCAAGAAGCACGGCATTCGCGCCTCGCACACCGCCGAGGTGGTGCTGGACAACGTGCGGGTGCCCGGGCACTGCCTGCTGGGCGGGAAGGAGAAGCTGGACGAGCGGCTGGCCCGGGCCCGGGAACGGGCGGCCGGTGGCGAGGAGCGGGGCAGGTCGGGCAAGAACGCCGCGATGGCGACCTTCGAGGCGTCCCGTCCGGCCGTGGGCGCGCAGGCGATCGGCATCGCGCGGGCCGCCTACGAGGTGGCGCTGGACTACGCGAAGACCCGGGTGCAGTTCGGCCGCCCGATCATCGACAACCAGGGGGTGGCGTTCACCCTGGCCGACATGCGCACCCGGATCGACGCGGCGCGGCTGCTGGTCTGGCGGGCCTCCTGGATGGCCGCCAACCAGCAGCCGTTCACCGCGGCCGAGGGGTCGATGTCCAAGCTCTATGCCGGTGAGACCGCCAAATGGGTGACGTCGCAGGCGATGCAGCTCCTGGGCGGCAACGGCTTCACCCGGGAGTACCCGGTGGAGCGGATGCACCGGGACAGTGCGATCTACACCATCTTCGAGGGGACCAGCGAGATCCAGCGACTGGTGATCGCGCGGACCATCTCGGGGCTGCCGATCCGCTGAGGGTCCGGTGACGGTTGCTGGGGCTGACCGGTGGGCGGGTCCTGGTGGTCAGCCCTGGTGGTCAGCCCTGGTGGTGCTGCTCGACCGTGCAGTCGGGACCGGGGAAGATCAGCGTCTCCGTACCGTCGTCGAACCTGACCAGGTACGGAGGCTCGCCCTGGTCGCCGTGCACCTCGATGACCTCGCCCTCGCGATCCACGATGCCGACCGCTCGGCTGTGGATATGCAGTCGGTCGCCCACGTCTGCGCGCATCTGCGGAGCTCCTTTTCCTGTGTCCTGTTTCCGGCGGCCGGTTTTCGATGGCCTGTTTCCGATGTCCTGAGGACAGTTCCTGAGGGCATCACACCAGAGCGGGACCGTTCGCACGCCTCGCGTTACTCCGTCCGGCCGGGTGCCTGCCGCAGCGGTGCGAACCTGGGCTCGCGGCGCTCCAGGAAGGCGGCCAGGCCCTCGCGGACGTCGGGCGTCTCGCGCGAGCGACGTTCCCAGGGGACGAGCGCGGCCCGAGCGGCGGCCGGGTCGGGAGCGGCCAGCGCCGCCTTGGCCGCGCCGATGGTCTGCGGCGAGCGGGTGGCCAGCAGCCGGGCGAACGCCAGGGCGCGCGCATCGAGCTGCTGCGGCGGGTGCACCTCGTCCAGCAGGCCGAACCGCTCGGCCCGCTCGGCGTCCACCAACTCGCCGGAGAAGAGCAGGTACTTGGCCCTGGCCGGCCCGACCAGAGCGGCCAGCCGGGCGGTGGGCACCGCCGGGTAGACCACGCCGAGCTTGGCCGGGGTGATCCCCAGGCGCGCGTCGGCCGCACCGAACCGCAGGTCGCAGGCGAGCGCGAGCTGGCAACCGCCACCCACGCAGGCGCCGTGCACCACGGCCAGCGTCGGGTGCGGGAAGGCCGCCAGCGCCTGCTCCGCCTCGACGTTGCGCGCGTGGTAGGCGTCGGCGTGCGCCGGGTCGGCGTACACCGTGGAGAGCTCGGCGATGTCGGCCCCCGCGCTGAAGGTGCCCGCCGCGCCGCTGACCAGCAGCGCCCGCACGCTCGGGCGGGCCGCGAGAGTCGCCAGCAACTCGGGGAGCGCCTGCCACATCGCGAGGGTCACGGCGTTGCGTCGCTTCGGCCGGTCGAGGACGAGCACGGCCACACCGTCGGCCTCGTCGTGGAAGGCGCGCAGCCCCTCGACGGGGGAGGGGAGTTCGGTGCGCTGGGCGGTGAGGGGTTGGTCGGTCATGCGGCCAACTCTCGCAGGTGCGTGCGGTGACCGGGGGTGGTGGGCATGGTTGAATGCGCGGGACGGTGACGCCGTACCAGCCCTGGCCGCCGTACCGGCAGATGAGGAGTCGAAACAGTGGACCAGGACCAGCTGCTTTCCCGGGATGCCTGGCTCGCCTCGCTGCCCCGCTCCTACACCGCCGCCGGCGCCCTGGTGACCGACGAGGCGGGCCGGGTACTGGTGGTCAAGCCCAACTACCGTCCCGGCTGGCAATTCGCCGGCGGGACCATCGATCTGGGCGAGGACGCGCTGCAGTGCGCGCGGCGCGAGCTGCTCGAGGAGACCGGCCTGGACCGGGAGATCGGCCGTCTGCTGGTGGTCAGCTGGATCCACCCCTCCGAGCAGTTGAACCACCCCTCGGTGCACTTCCTCTTCGACGCGGGAAGCCTGCCGGTCGGCACCGAGGTCACGCTCCAGGAAGCCGAGTTGGAGGAGTACCGGTGGGCCGAGGTGGAGCAGGCCTGCGAACTCCTCGGCGAGGCCAGGGCGCCCCGGCTGCGGGCCGCGCTGGCGGCGCGGGCGGACGGGGTGGTGCGGATCATGTCGGGGACGGTGTCGGGCATCTGAGCCGGTCGGGGCTGAGCCGGAAAGCGGCCTGGTGAGTGGCCTGGTGAGTGGGGTGGAGACCATGGGCATGGGTGCGTTGGCGCCAGGACAGGTCGAGGTGGCGTGGATCGCGGTGACGCCGGCGAACGTCGCCGCCGCCGAGGCCGCCGACGCGGCCGGGGTGCTCGACGCGGCGGAGCGGCAGCGGGCCGCGGCGTTCCGGCGGGACTCGGACCGCTCGCTCTACCAGGTCGCCCACCTCGCGCTGCGCCGCTTGCTGGCCGAGCGCCTTGGTCGTGACCCCGCAGCGGTGACCTTCCGCCGGGCCCCCTGTCCAGGCTGTGGCCAACTGCACGGCCGTCCCGAGCCGGTGGACGCGCCGGGGCTGGAGTTCTCGCTCTCGCACAGCGGTGACCTCGCGCTGATCGCGCTGGCCGCCGATCCGGTCGGCGCCGACGTCGAGCGGGCCGATGCCTTCGCACCCGGCGCAGGCGCCGAGGTGGCCAACCAGCTCCACCCGGCCGAGCGGGCCGAACTGGCCGCGCTGGCCGAGCGGTCGCCACAGCGCTGGGCGGCCGCGGCGGTGCGGTGCTGGGTGCGCAAGGAGGCGTACCTGAAGGGGACCGGTATGGGCCTGGGGCGTGGGGTGGAGCACGACTACGTAGGCCTGGGGCCCGGGTTCGGCACGGCGGTGCGGGCGGCTCAGGAACCGCCGACGGGCGCGCTGCCGCAGGGTGGTGTGCTACCGCCGGGTGGCGCGCTGCCGCCGGCCGGGTGGGAGCTTCGGGCGGTCGAGGTGCCGTCCGGGTACGACGCGGCGATCGCGTTGCGGCTGCCGTCCGGGCTGCCGGGCGAGGCGGTCCGGGTGCGGTCGGCGGAGCTGCTGCTCACCTGACTATTTGTCAGGAATCTTTTGTGACACCGTCTTTCCTCTCCCCTCCGGTGCTGCGTCACGGTGTCTCGGGCGCTCGCTCGCTCGGGTCGAGGAGCCGGGGGCGGATCTTGGGCTCGCGTTCCAACAGCCCCAGCTCGCTCAACCGCTCGGCAGCCAGCAGCACCGCCTGGTGCAGCGCCGCTGCCGCCGCCTCCACCGCAGGCACCGCCCCCGACGGACCGGTGCGCCGCAGCAGGCGCACCACGTATCCGCCGGGCACCGCGAGTTTGGTCACCACCACTCCATGGGTCAACTGGGCGGCAGCGGTCGCGGTCAGGATCGCCGGGCCGAGCTGGGCCGCCAGCAGGCTGTACACCGCGAACGGGTAGCGGGCCACATGCTGGACGGACGGGACGATGCCGTGCTCGGCGGCCAGCCGTTGGAAGGCCACACCCCGGGGCGAGTCGGCAGGCGCCCCGATCCACGGACGCCCCGACAGCTCGGCCCAACCGGTCGGCTCGGCCCAACCGTTCGGCAGCACGAGCCGGTACTCGTCCTCCAGCAGCGCCGTGGCCTTGACGCCTGGCGGCAGCGCGGTGGGCGACTCCTGATCGTCGTCGATGACCAGGACGTCCAGTTCGCCCAGCCGCAGCGCGCGCAGCCCCTCCGCTCGCCCCATCTCGATGAGCCGCGGTTCCAGGGCCGGATGCGTGGTGGCGAGCACGCGCAGGGCGGTTGCCGCGAAGTGGGTGATCGCGCTGGGCGGGACGCCCATCGTCACCGGCCCCGCCGCCTGCTGGCCCAGGGCGTTCAGTTCCCGGGTGGCCTCGGTGAGCGCCTGCTGGATCCGTTCACCGGTCTGGGCCAGCAGGCGCCCTGCGGCGGTGAGTTCGGCCCGTCCGCCGGTGCGGTCCACCAGCGGGACGCCCGCCTCCCGCTCCAGCCGGTTCAGCTGCTGCGACACCGCCGAGGGCGTGTGCCCCAACGCCCGCGCGGCCGCCGCCACACCGCCGCCCTCGGCTATCGCTCGCAGGATCAACAGCCTTCTCGGGTCGAGCTCCACCACGCCACCTCTCCCGCATTTCGTCCTCGCCTGCCACCGCATCGTTAGCGAACCTATCGGGGGCATGCAGCTCCGCTGTCTTCCAACGCCGCGGGCGGTCGGCCACAGTGAGGACCGCGAGCCGCCCGCCTGGCTCCCGTTCTTCCGCCTCCTCTCTCATCTCCTCGCTGCCCCCTGCCCTCTTGCCGCCCTGTCCCCTTGCCCCCTGTCCCGTTGCCCCTCGCCTTGCGCCTCCCGGAGACCGCTCATGCCACTGCCACGTCCTCTCGCCGGCGCCTGCGCCGCTGCCCTTCTCGCCGTCGCAGTCACGGGCTGCCAGTCCGGTGGTCCGGGGCACTCGGCGGCCGCCGGTGGTGCCGCGCCGGCCGCCGGTGGTGCCGCAGCCGCGGCCGCCGCCCACTGGACGCTCTCGATGCCGGCGGTGGCCAACGGCTACCAGCAGCACCAGCCCACCGCCGCCCAGTTGACCAAGATCAACGACACCATGGCCAAGCTGACGGCCCAGCTCCACCTCACCGGCCAGACCGTCACCGGCCTCTACGACGACCCGGCCGAGGACGCCTGGCTCATCGTCACCGGCGTCAACGGCAGCGGGTTCGACCAAGGCGCGCTGCAGACCCTGGCCAAGTCCCCCGCCATCAGCACCGACGGTGCCGGAGACAAGTTCAGCACCACCTACCAGTCGGTCGACCCCGGCCCCCACGGCGGCAGCGACATCTGCCAGCAGACCCTCGAGACCAGCCCGAGCATCTACGGCACCCTCGCCGTCGAGGCCACCACCTGCATGTGGCTGACACCGACCACCTTCGGTGCCGTCTACTTCGACAACAAGAAGGACGGCAAGATCGACTCCCACTCCTCCGCGATCACCCCCGACATCGCAGGCCCGATCATGCGCGGCATCCGGGACAGCGTGGAACAGAAGTCCTGAGCCGGGCGCCGGCCACGGAGCGGGGCGCGGGGCGCGGGGCGCGGTCGGGTGTCGCGGTGCGTGCCTTCCTCGAACCCGAGGAGGAAGCGTGAACGCGTCGACTCGGTGGGGAGCAAGCGTACTTGACGCTGGGTGATGGAGTTGGGGCAGTGAGTGATCTGCTTTGCACCATGAGGCCGGGTGCCTTCTGAGTACCTGGCCGATCCTGAGGCGGCTGGCCGGCCGTGGCACTGCTCGCGCAGCGCCACGGCCGGCCAGCCGTCGCATGTGTGCCCCCGGCAGGAGCAGCAGAACATGGCTGGTCGTTCGGGGCGGCTGGTGATCCGTCGGGTCATCGCGCTGCGGCACTAGCCCCGCACTTCGCGGATCGGTGATTCGGATGGATTGGTCGGCTGGCTGGTGTCCGGGGTGGGGCCGGGGGCGTTGACTGGGCGAGTCGAGGGCTTCCTGGTCCGCGCGGCCACGGTCCCAGCGTCAGCGTCTGTAGTGCGTGGTGACGTCCGTGGTGGAGAAGCGTGATCATCTCGGTTCGCCTTCCACGGGGTTACGTGTCGTTGGCCCCTCGGCCGGGTGTGCGACGCGCAGCAGGACGGCGGCGGATGGGTGCCGGGGACCGGTCGCTGGCTAGAACGCTCCTGAAAATCTTGCCCGAGGGGCCGTCCGGCGTTGAGCTGGGCGGCCCCTCGCGTCCGGTTTCCCCGATCTCACGCTCCGCACCGAGCCCGCGCACCCATGAGGCGTTCGTCCGCCAGGACGCGCCCGGGCGGCGGGTCAGCGAGACACAGAATGAGTTCGCCATCGAGACCCTGTTCACTTGGACCGCCGAGCAGCACCACCAGCCGTCCGTACGGGGCGTGCTGGTCCCGGATCCGCCCGGCGCGGGCGCCGGACCGTACTGCGAGTTCGCCATAGCGCTGTGCTGAGCGACGGAGAGGCTCAGCACCGTCCGGGACCTGCCTGCCGGGCCGTCAGGGAGAGCGGTTCCAGACCAGGAGGAGGTAGCCACCGAAGTAGCCGGAGATCAGGGTCAGCGTGCTGAAAACGATCAGCATCGTGCACCTGCGGGCCTTGGCGAGTGCCACGGCGGGCGGCAGCAGCAGGCCGAAGGCCGCGACCAGGAAGCGGGCCTTGGCGTGGTAGAAGCCCGCGCCGCCGAGGGAGGTGGCGAGCAGGAGGGCGCTGAAGAGCAGCAGCGGCCACGGCTGGCGGTCGGCCAGGCTGAGCGCGAAGAGCATCGCGGCCAGCGTGAGCACGACGGTGACCGCGTAGTAGTCGAAGTCGGAGGGGTGGGTCAGGATCTGCTGAGCGGTCGTAAAGGTGTACCGGCCGCCGTCCCAGTTGGATCCCCAGCCGTCGTTCTGGATGTGAAACCACCCGTCGAGCCGATGGACGCGCTGTCCGGCCCAGCACAGATAGCCGAGCCAGCCGGCCGGCGCGAGCAGCAGCGCGGCCCAGGGCCGCCAGCCGTCCTGCCGTCGGACGATCGCGATCAAGGCCGCCAGGCAGACGACGGGGATGAGAGCGGAGGCGGTGGGCCGGGACAGGCCGGCCAGCAAGCACAGAACGGCGGTCGCCAGCCAGCGACGGGCGAGCAGCGAGTGCAGTGTCCACACCGCCAAGGCTGTGAACATGCTCTCGGTGTAGGCCATCGACTCGGTGATCGCGTGCGGGATCACGCCCCACAGGACGGCGAGGACCACCCCTGTGCGGTGGTCGTACAGCCGGCTCCCGAGCGCGTACAGCCCCCAGGCCGCCGCGATCGCGCACAGCCAGGCGAGCGCCACGGCGGTGGCCGCGTCACCCAGCGGGGAGACGGCGGCCAGGCCGCGGCTCAGCTCCGGGTAGAGCGGGAAGAAGGCGAGGTTGCTCTGCAACGGGTGGCCGTGATCGTAACCGTGCTCGATGATGCCCAGGTACCAGACCGAGTCCCACTTGTGGCCCAGCTGGTGCAGCAG
It includes:
- a CDS encoding glycosyltransferase family 39 protein; its protein translation is MTVASHARPRPAPADPADPADPRQSSSRALLRALRGAARAAVPAIAGYLLVRLVCVGILWHWARSEHQSLLHQLGHKWDSVWYLGIIEHGYDHGHPLQSNLAFFPLYPELSRGLAAVSPLGDAATAVALAWLCAIAAAWGLYALGSRLYDHRTGVVLAVLWGVIPHAITESMAYTESMFTALAVWTLHSLLARRWLATAVLCLLAGLSRPTASALIPVVCLAALIAIVRRQDGWRPWAALLLAPAGWLGYLCWAGQRVHRLDGWFHIQNDGWGSNWDGGRYTFTTAQQILTHPSDFDYYAVTVVLTLAAMLFALSLADRQPWPLLLFSALLLATSLGGAGFYHAKARFLVAAFGLLLPPAVALAKARRCTMLIVFSTLTLISGYFGGYLLLVWNRSP